The segment tttaaacttattttattAATGTGCTGAAGCTGGATTTTTTACTTAATCAACATTTTCCttacactataaaaaaaatcatgttaaaTCATCAGGTctgtcttaaaaaaataaatcacttgtATCAGTACAATCTTTGATAACATATAttaaagaaggtcttcagggcCTGTTAAAATACAGTACTGTGCTACCAAAACACACCTGCAGAGGGTGCTGCATGGTGTGgttacagtgccaacattttaagAAACTGGGCATTTAGAGGTATTTTATTCACAAAGTTGGTAAGTTTGATTTACACACTTTGAGTTTAGTTTAAAGAGTCTAACACAACTCTTATTTGTTAGGCTTTGCTTCATAACTCCAAATATATACAGTAACTGGAGACTACACattgtgattaaatgttaaaggcTCTTTATAAAGTGTTCAAGATCTTCTATGTGAGACATTACACATCAAGTGTATTGTATGTAACAGTAATTGTGTAGTAAGTCaaattactttgatttttttaataagtTTATTGTATGAGTATTAAGCTGAGCAGGaatgtaatatatataagatactCTAGTTTAGATTATTGCAAAAGAGTTTAATGTAAAAAGACTTAATTAACCTTTTCTAACGTtttctaatatatatatatttttttgagaaaACAGGATCTAAAAGATGTAACATAATATCATAATGTACAGCATCTTCTTTAGATTAGCTCTTGCAGTTGGCCCGGACATTCATGTACACTTTGTTAGCTGTGAAGAgacgagaagagaaacacagagagagagagaattagTATTTGAAAATAGAAAGTCACCAAATGCACAAAGAATCAGTGTCTATGCAGAACTATCACAGAACACAGCAGGGTTAAAGGAGtaattaaagctccagtgtgtagggtttaaatggtaaataataaatggactgcactgGTAAAGCGCTTTTCtcgtcttctgaccactcaaagcacttttacgtaacatatgtcacattcacccattcacacacacgttcacacactggtggccaaggctaccatacatggtgccatcTGCGGAAGCAATTTGGAGTTCATTATCTTCTTGCCCAAGTATACTTCAGCATGTTggctggaggagctgggaatgaccgctgatcttccgataAGTGGATGACCTGgtctaccttctgagccactGCCACTCCAGTGGCaactagcagtgaggttgcagaactgaaacttctcctgtgtgccaagcctGTAGGATAACTATGGTTGCCAATGCAAAAACCACgatggccccatctagagctagtgtttggtttgtccattctgggctatggtaaaaaacaaaaaacaacatggtggactccacaGAAGAGGCCCCGCTCACTATGCAGATATAACAACTTATACTAAGataacaaaaccacagagatttctattttcaggtgattatacacatgAATATCAGATTTCTGTTCTGCCAGTAGATGCTCatacatcctacacactggaccttgaaaTGAAAGTACAAAACACCAAAAAGTTtcacaaatgcaaacaaaaaatcTGTGCatcataataaaaacaggagTTCCATAAAGGCATGAGCAGGTGTGAAAGGCCGATCCTTCATAAACTTTTTCAATGACACTTCGTTTGCTGTAACAAACAACATTTCAGatacaaacacaataaaatcaGGACTGTCTCCTCACCATTTTCAATTTTCTGACGCCGAATGCTGGCACATCGGTAGGTGATGACAACAATGACGAGGGTCAGCAGCACATCTGCACAAATGATGCCTGCTATTGTCCCCGGCTCGATCCTGTAGCAAGACACAGTGCTCTCtggcaaacacagacagaaagtaaATGAGGCAgactgagagagaaaagagtggGATGAAAGATGTGAACTAAAACCATCTGGAAAAAATGATTCATCGGATGTCTGGCTCTGCATTTGTGTTGCTTGTTTTTCTAAATGAAACATTATTAAGAATTGAATGTCAAagttgtgtgtgtcttgtttttgctgtaCGTACCTGTGAGGGCCCCGGCCAGGTCttagagaaagaagaaaagaaacaaacatgcaaacatgaatttctgcttcttttttttttgtttagctgTTGATGCTACGCAGCAACACCTCTGTCAGTTAAATTTCCGTTGTGCAAAAAGTGTGTGGTGTCTGTTTCCTGTGTAAGACCACCTGAataactgcatgtgtgtgcaagaAGAAGGGGTAATAAAATGTACTTACTGCTCAGAAGACAAAAGACGACGATAAAGAATTTGTTGTAAGCCATTGTCAGGTTTGTCAACTCAGTCGTGAACTTtctgaaagacaaagagacttaaaatgGTCTTGTGCTACATGCTCTAAAAAATCTAGACGTGTATTCAATAAGCACTCAAAGGCTGCTTTATAAGTTCATATCCTTCCTATGTCATTGTTTTTGAATTCAGTACCAAAGTTAAATCAGATAAACTGTTTGAGAACATAGGTTTGACCTTTTTAATCTGCGGTACTCAACAAACGACTCCTGTATCACAATGAGTCAGAATTTTCTGTGTAGGCTTTTGccgaaaaaagaagaaaaaatcttaaatgagctcattaaaatcaccaaaatattataaaaacaaaaaagataagGCTCTGTCAACTGCATTTTATGTATCAGAGGTTATATTCACAGTTATATAAACCAAGCTAGATATTCTGATTGTGTATATCTAATCCGAAACTAATTACAAACCCATTTTACTGTGAGTTAACAGACACTAAATAGTTAAAAGTTCAGATGAGGAAGAGAAAGTTAGTGTGGTTGAAGATCCTCATACCTGCTTTCCTTAGGCTGATCTGCTGTCTGGAATCCAAAAGATGATGTGAGTCTAGTTTCCCATTAGTTTTCACTTTTGAGGGCTGACGTCAAGTTTTTGTCCTGCCTCTGCTGGGCTGACACTCTgcctgtttgttgttgtgtcaaCTCAGTGCGGGCTGACAGATTTTGTTTACTGATGGTAACAGAGGAGGTATACATTACAATAAAATAGAATACACTTAATTATCCTCAAAAGTTTGTTCTGCACTCCACTtccaaaataactaaataaaatgcCCAATTCAATTATAGTGGAAGAGGTACTCAGATCTTTTTGTAAAAGTAACAGTatcacagtgtagaaatatgCTGTTacaataaaagtcctgcattcaaaatcttacttaagTGAAAGCACAGACATATTAcaatcaaaatatacttaaagtagaAACAGACAAGGTTGCTTTTacttatcattatgaagtaaatgttaaATACTGAGGGGGGAATGTCCTGTGCTCCCTGCCTcgctatagaataatgacaccctCTGTATTTAGATTGATTCCGTATAAGCCTCACTTTCACTATGCAATTTTACCTGGCACTCGGTACGATCTCCCAGTAGGGGAAATGACGTCAGTGTAACAACTGAAATAGCTAAATGTGGTAGTTAGGCTCTGAGGGAAACGATGCAGTTGACTTTGTGACAGTGGTGCCCACAATAATACCACTTGGAAACACTAGGGGGGaagagcccggtctcactccgaagtcgtcgaaatttGGCGCTTgtgcagtgacttgcggcatcagaaaccatTGAAAAAAGGTAttctttaacatcagcatgatacgcagccagttgccattatagtttaatggcccactgtggtgtcagggggaaacgtggcgggacaaggatgaaagttaaggctgTGAAAGTCCAATTGGTGTGAGTGGGAGGGGTGTTAGAAGGGTGCAACAAACcccaactttcacctgagagagtggCGTTCacatcccataagattctaatgccaaaccctgttcttttttcataaacctaaccacgtgtttttgttgcctaaacccaaccacgtgcattttttgttgaaggaaaaaaaaaaactcaattcgtggtgttgtaccaatgtagtgcttttattttgaaagagactgtatgtaaacgttgaatttcctgtgaaaacagaagtttattttgaaagacgacGATCCATGTAACAGGCACAACTttacacggcatcccagaacttTAACAACCAatacacccagggtaccttgcacgttgtatgtggacgtttaaagtccatgaccaaacgttgatatgtgatgaggctggcgtgagaatgtgttgggggGGAATGTTAAAAAGCTGTCTGTTCCTACTTTAAAGTACCTAAGGTAACAgtgctcattatgcagaatgatcCATATCAGAACTATGAAAGGTAGCTGTGATTGGAGGAGCACTGAGCTGCTGCGTCTACATGCACCACCATCTTGTAAACAACAATCTAACAATATAATATCATTGGACTATGATTAGCCTATGTATGTGCATCATTTTAATATTGCTgctggttgaggtggagctaatttcAATCACTTTATACACCACTGGGTAGATTAATTCAtcataattaagcaatatcacactcgagctcgtgatgttgtactgtgatatcgtcacggctgtgattcggtcgtaggcacgaggccgcaggccgagTGCCGAACACAATTACAGCTGCACAggacaacatcacgagctcgagtgtgatattgcttttatacaacagttcaacagttaaataagcaaggctgattaagaaatgtcgaaaaatgaggacaaaatagataatttaagcattttatttgtcttccgccaacaaaaaaagttccctcaggactccgctgtcaccgttgctatgtaacgcagacatggtgcgccaggcacttactctttatacacatttatctgcacatttccattaattgtggcaggagcctatcccagctacatcgggcgagaggcagggtacaccctggacaggtcgccagactatcgcagggctgacacatagagacaaacaaccattcacgctcacattcacacctatggacaatttagagttaccaattagcCTAGtgcccaatctgcatgtctttggactgtgggaggaagccggagtgcccggagagaacccacgctgacacggggagaacatgcaaactctgcacagaagggctcccacgcccgggatcgaaccggcaaccctcttgctgtgaggcaagagtgctaatcaccagaccaccgtgccgccccaattcaaaacttattttaggaaataaatccatatttttggctgtttgacagtggatgaattaattagcctacaacgcaactgctgacctaactgacactaaccgtcagttttgatttgattgttgattgcaatcagctgtgaggtggAGTGATAcgtacacagtgaaataaccgtgatgttgtactccaatatcatcaaggttttactgtctctcgaccaatcagattgcagggccggaactaacggTTGTataataaaacatatttcatcagtttatttataatttgtattaataatctaaatctgcaaagtaacttaagttattaaataaatgtagtggagtaaaaaagtacaatatttgccccTGAAGAACCTCAAACTGTACTTATgttcagtacttgagtaaatgtacttagttacatttcacCACTGCAGGTCAGTAGCAGATATAACACATTGTAAAAGACAGTGAACAGTTAAAGTAAATTGTTACACACTCTCATCCAGTGGTAAACACAGCCGCACAGTACATGGCTTTTACACACAGCCAAATCTTTTATCCGCTGAAATTCAGAGCACCAACAAATCTaggtacaaaaaaatgtttgagtaACTTAATATCTTCTGCCGGAGGGCCCCTGAAAAGGTcctatgcatttttttttttttaaatttttttgcaACAGTTGTTGAAATaagaaataagaaataagaaataaataaaagtgacattttcagGAAAACTGGTTTTCATCATTATACTAATGCAACAATGaatacagtgtttgtttttgttgttttaataaagaGGCCTAAGGGTGAATATTTTGGCTCCAAATTAAATTTGGTTATCATTGCTTACATTTCGGATGAACATGATTATTGCTGGCCTCCATGGGCCCCCCCAAGTGGCTGAACCCCAGAAAGCTTTCCCCTTTTTACACCCCTGTGGGCGGCCCTGCCAGAGGGTATAAGCTCACATTGGAAAACATGAGCAGAATCATCTTCAGGGCCTGTTTACTCGTCTTTAAATAAAGGTGTGAAAGTGTGTGGGTTTAAATGTCATCTCTGTGTTCACACTCGTGACTCAATACAAggattcatgtttttatcaaaGACAACCATTTTGCCTCGATCCCTTCACATTGCTTGTCAGCCTGTCAGCTTGAAAAATCCTCACGGGGGCAGTCTACTTGAGCTTTTAGCTGTTAGTTGCCGATTGAACTTTGAGACAACACAGTTTACTTTATCTGTGCCGTTCATCTTTGGTTTCGTTTTAGCTCAGCAGTGCTTTGTCTTTGGATTAGATGATCCTGACACTTTGTGACAGCAGATGGAGCTGTGAGACAGCGTGCAGCAGGACAAATTCACGCCTTTGAAATTGGTTAGAAAACAAAAGTTTCACATGCTTTTCTTCTTCAGTTTATCCCTGTCTTTTCATCATCAAGATCCAGTCTCGTCTGAAATAGTGCTGACTAAACTGGGGGAACAATGCTTATGTCTCCGTCTTTAGAACAGAAATACAAATACATGCAGTATTAACACAGATATAGATAGCCATAGTACATCCtctacataaataaattaacatgTCAGTGTATACAATGAGATATTGTGATCAAATAAAGACAGTAAAACTTTCACAATTCTTTAAAAAGCAGCCACACAATGTAACTTTCAACTATATGGACCTGGGAGAATAGAAACCAGCATTTTgccctgtactgtactgtactgtactgtactgtactgtacacatactgtacatataggGTGAAGGTGGAGAGGGTGACCAGCTTTAAATTCCTAGGCACACAAAtttaggggggggggggggggtttatttgttgttatgtttaatgtactgtttgtctgtgtttttattgtatgcAGCACATatgagtccaagacaaatttccctatgGGACAATAAATCGTatcatattgtattgtattgcatTGTATTGTATCGTATTGTATGGTATtacattgtattgtattgtatcgtatTGCATTGTATTGAATCCtattgtattgtatcgtatcgtatggTATtacattgtattgtattgtatcaaATCGTATTGTATCAAAtcgtattgtattgtatcgtatcatatGGTATTacattgtatcgtatcgtatcgtaccgtatcgtatcgtatcgtactCCATCCTGCTCATCACCTGTTTGAACTGTGGCCCTCTGAAAAACACTACAGGTCcatcaaaacacacaccacaagATTCATAAACAGTCCCTACCCTGAAGCCATCACCATACTGAACTCTGAACTGAAGCGAACCCACTAAAACACATTGCAGTTCCTTTTCTTATGCGCAATAACTTATTTTATGTGCAATAATATACATGAGCACATTTTTGAAATCCCATTTTAACTGCATATGTTGGCAATGACTGTATGAAGTGTTTCTACAATTGTGTGGAATGTAAGTGAAATGaaggcatttatttatttatttttattactatcttattactatttattatttacttttatatatGAGCCCTGTCCCCGAGTGCACCTGAATTTCGTTATgtttgtacaatgacaataaacaaaatctgaatctgaatctgaatctgaatccaACCTGTTCACCACAGTGTCATGCCACTTCTTCTTTGATTACTCATTTGTTTCTCTGTCTTCCTTCCTGTccttctttttgtttattttatataatcaGAGGGTGAGAAGAAGAGGTAGTATTTTAAGATTTTGTTATTAATTTAGAAGTCACAAACTTAACCCCTGAATATGTCCGACAGTGGTGGAATGCAGCTGCATCAACATTTTGTCAATACTGCACttaagttttgttttactttctgCTACTCTCTACTTCTGCTCCACCACATTGATTTAATAGATTTAGTGACTAGTTACTTTACATATTCAGATTATTAAACTATTTAGTAGCCAATATAAACTAATCAAAATGAgttccacctttaccagctgcagcactaaagccacaaacaaatgaatgcatcaataataataatccagtAATATATAATGATTCTAGAGTGGGCTATTTTCAAAAGGAGCACTTTACTTTTGGGAGTTTAACTACATGTTGATGCTAACACTTTTGtaactttacttaagtaagatattgaatgcaggacttttacttgtaacagagcgGTTTTACACAGTAGTGTTGCtactttactgaagtaaaagatacttcttccacctctgaTGTTAGACATGTTTTTAAAGTATGTATAACCTGTAGATCACGCTTGGATCTGTCTTAGACCTAAAAGGAAAGCTACTTTTAATGTCTATGTTTCCACCTTTGAAACATTCTGAAAACCTGGCACTGTCGTGAACTTATCAACATTTCAAGATtttcaaaaaggaaaaagacataaaaaaatcacagaatATATCATATCACCTTTCACACAGCAGTTcaactattttaaaaaaaatctggttatacatcttttttttctgatttatcttttatttcattgttatATCAGAGTTAATATAACATTGATTATCAGGAGCAGCCTGTCCCCCCGCCCCCCCCATCATTATAGCtcatttttagtaactcttGTACTTATAATACTCCTATTGTTACTCTATTAGGCACTGCAGTTTGCTTCTGCTCCTTGAGGACACATCTATCTTGTGTActtgtatattttgccagatatttaatactgTATTGTTCTAAAACTgagcccagtgagtgaccctgactcTGGGAACCCACTTGTTGTTAGTGGTTGTAAATCGTTGAAAttgttgttactgtaatttgaagcattctctggcacaagaatttccttcgggataaataaagttgtattgaattgaattgaattatttCCGTACTCTCAGCTgccttttatttaacatttggCTCACttgttatttcattattatattTCTCCACATTTTACATCTCTGTatgctgttgtgttgttaatgggACAAATAGACACTTAAATGTTTAGTCATTTGGTAAAAACAGATTCATCACTGTGTCCCAAGGTGATGTCTTGATGTCACTGTTTCTTAGATGACACAGAGTTTCCTGTAAGGCTGTGTCTACAGGGTTTCTTGAAGAAAATAGGTTGTTACCTAAAAGACAATCTGTGaaccaaattaaaacaaaaaatcagctgtcatttttttttttttttaattgattgacaAGTTTATTATAGTGTAACAAGTTATGTTTTCTGAGGCTGGAAACATTTAGTTTAATCGTGCACATTTGTGTTAACATTGGAGTATAATATAATTTCACAGAGTGTGGGCTTTACACTGATTTAGTTTAAGTTTTCATTGATAATATGTAAGGAAATCTACCCTTTGACatacaaagaaaaagcctgattggaccatgtatttgttttctaaatAAATACTTTAATGTAGCTTACTGCTGTGtttagttttgtgttttggTATTTTGTGATAGTTGTGTTTCTTTTATCAAGGAACAGAACAATATTAAAGATagagatgttttcatttttcctcaAGTCACAGGctcaattattatttttgattttaaagcACTCTGCttgttcatttttattactCACTTCTTTTAGATTTCAGATGCAAATAGTTATACTTGTTACTCTATTTACTTGGCAGCTAATGTAAGTAGTTACTTTAATTAACTTTTAACTTACAGATTAGTATTAACAGAAACATGAGATCATCTAATAAAGTATAGAATATAGATAGAAACAGTTTGTTAAAAATTACTAACCTGTACCAGCTTGaacattaaaatgttacttACATAGTAATGTATTAGTAAAACATCCAGCTTAGTATGCACAGATGAGAGCCATTCTGCATAACatttaatacttaaatacattttgctgataaaacTTGTGTATTTTCACTTCAATAACATTTTGACTTTTACTTATTCTACATTATTGTGCCTCTAATTTACTGATATAAATACTTCCTCTATCGTTGTGCTTAATCTTAACACACCTTTGTCTTGTATTGTAGTAGTTTTTGTTCACACAGCTAATGACTGTTCATCGTATTTCATGCAGTGGTTTGCCATAATGGTGAAGTGTGTGGCTTCCCCTCTCTGCTAGAGGGCGTGGAGCACAGCTGGGGGCGGTGAGGGGAACAACGTGCTCTGTGTGTACAAGCAGGCAGCAATAAGACAACAAGTCACACAGACTTCAGGCGAACCAGAACATCACGGATTCCTCTGGCGCCGTAAAAATCACATCATCCCATTTTGAAGAGACTGAGGGACCGAGAGGACGACCTGTTGAAGATTTCAAAGCAAAACAGTTTCTGACATGCACTTTGATAAATGTGAGTacatttaatttgttatttatggGCAGAATACAGGTGTTATCACTGGGGTTATATGTTTATATAGAGCACAGCTTTAAAGGCGAATGTTAAATGGTTTGACAGTTATGATGACAACTTTTACTTTACTACAATTCTGGACAgcattcttgttttcttttatttatgtgttattGTGATAGTGGCAGCATTATAATGATTTAAACTTTGATTGTGTTTATAAGCCTACAACATCACACACCTCTCCATCCatcataaacacatttaatacaTGTTGTtgtgactttatttttatagtttggATCCTAAATCTGACTAAAATGAGCCTTAGTAAAGTGTGTTTTCAAAGTAAGACTATGCTTTCTAGCCATtagggtaatatgtatgttaaaattaaatacatttttacaaattACTACAGTTGAGCGATAACTTCATGCACTTTCTCTCGGTTTTCACTGTATGACGACATAGTTCTGGCGAATCCAAGAGTCAGGACATCATTTGGGGAAACCCTGATGCACCTCCACCCCTGCTCGCTTGTTTTCATTTCCCCTTTTGATTAATGCCAGACAAGCAAACAGCGTGACATGACAACTGAACTTTCTTTGTTTGTGCCTCCCTTTGACACAGGCCTGAGTGATTACATGTTATGTCGCGCTCAGTGGGTTCTGTTAAACCCCAAAATGAGGAAATTGGCTCTGCAgtgcttctttctttctctgcgGCGCGAGCCAAAAGAGAAAGGTCGTCGGAATCCCCAACCTCCCACGCACATGACTCAATGTCCAGGGGTTTCCACATCTCCTATTTGAATAAAACACAGAGAATAGCCCAAAGCAGTGTGGGGGCAGTAAGTGCAAACTcaaaatttatatttatgtggGGGCTACAATGTCCTCCTACTCTTAAAGAAATCACCAAAAGCCATTTCCTCACTTGTACTTTCTCTCAGCTGATGTGTCAGACTGGAAAGTGTTGAGCACCTGGTCATTTACTGGTTATTATAGTGTGTGTAGTTACAGGTTGCAGCATTACATCATCTGTAAAAAGGCTAAAGGTGACATTTTGTTAAAGATCAAATGAGTCAGGATTGAGTAACTTATAGTAACACCTTCTGAACTTGAAAATGAAACTTGGTGCCGCTGAAATGTACTGACTGATGTCATTTTACTCTGATAAGGTGACCTTTATTATGTGGTGGGAGCAGGTCACACAAGGCCTCATTGTTTAGGACAGGTTTTCAGCTGGAAGTGGAAGTGCTGtgtttgagagacagagaagacgCGGCTAACCGAGAGAAATCTACGCTCCGTGaactctcttttctctctcgcTGGTGGAATttgcatattttgttttttaaaatgacacccTCTTTGTGTTAGCTCTGGGGAACAAACATGTCTTGTCGCCGTGCGCCCCACCGCAGCAGTCGACAGGctcaaaagaaaataacaaaaaaaaaaaacatgtctcttcctcttcttcctcttcttcttcttcttcttcttcttcttcttcttctttggctCTGCCTCCCAGACATGTAGGCGCAATAGAAAGCACAAGGCAACTACACGTGTCGAGATGACGTGTCTGTTACACACCAAAGGCAGGAAGATGTGGTTTGCCTTTCTGTCAGCGTAACGGAGCGAGACAGGAAGGTGTCATAGAAAATTAGCAGTGGCAATCCCATGCTAAAGGTTTTCTGATGAATCTGTCTGGTTTTGCACAGCCTCACAATCTGCGTTCCTAATGGAGGAGGTTTCTCAGAGGTTTATCTCTATACTCTGGTTCCACACACATGGGTGGAAATATCACTTTATCTTTCATG is part of the Epinephelus fuscoguttatus linkage group LG8, E.fuscoguttatus.final_Chr_v1 genome and harbors:
- the hcst gene encoding hematopoietic cell signal transducer produces the protein MAYNKFFIVVFCLLSNLAGALTESTVSCYRIEPGTIAGIICADVLLTLVIVVITYRCASIRRQKIENANKVYMNVRANCKS